One part of the Streptomyces nigra genome encodes these proteins:
- a CDS encoding DUF4245 domain-containing protein, with translation MAGSKVKQKSVRNMVLSLGVTVLAAGVVYLFVPHDDGTPDLPRVDYRVELLTARRAASYPVVAPQGLPDTWKPTSVRFRADQFDAWHLGYHTPDGGYVQVQQSTEKPAEFIEQATQGAGRTDVAERIGERTWTRWTGGRYDALVSQEDGATTVVAGTGSFGELTRMAKALRAE, from the coding sequence GTGGCTGGTTCGAAGGTTAAGCAGAAGTCGGTCCGCAACATGGTTCTCTCCCTCGGGGTGACCGTGCTCGCGGCGGGAGTCGTCTATCTCTTCGTGCCGCACGACGACGGCACGCCCGACCTCCCGCGGGTCGACTACCGCGTCGAACTGCTCACCGCCCGCCGGGCGGCGTCCTATCCGGTGGTGGCGCCCCAGGGGCTGCCCGACACCTGGAAGCCGACCTCCGTCCGCTTCCGGGCCGACCAGTTCGACGCCTGGCATCTCGGCTATCACACCCCGGACGGCGGCTATGTGCAGGTCCAGCAGTCGACGGAGAAGCCGGCCGAGTTCATCGAGCAGGCCACCCAGGGCGCGGGCAGGACGGACGTCGCCGAGCGGATCGGTGAGCGCACCTGGACCCGCTGGACCGGTGGCCGCTACGACGCCCTGGTCTCCCAGGAGGACGGCGCGACGACCGTGGTCGCCGGGACCGGCTCCTTCGGCGAGCTGACCCGGATGGCGAAGGCCCTGCGGGCCGAGTGA
- a CDS encoding malonic semialdehyde reductase, translated as MSLVLDPAAQDLLFREARTANTFTDEPVTDEQVQAVYDLVKYGPTSMNQSPLRVTLVRSAEARERLVQHMAEGNRQKTATAPLVAILSADNEFHEELPALFPHFPQAKDAVFGDRVVRENSAALNGALQAAYFIVGVRAAGLAAGPMTGFDFEGVRKEFLDGDHTPLMVVNIGRPGPDAWYPRSPRLAYEQVVTTV; from the coding sequence ATGTCTCTCGTCCTCGACCCCGCCGCCCAGGACCTGCTGTTCCGTGAGGCCCGCACCGCCAACACCTTCACCGACGAGCCGGTGACCGACGAGCAGGTGCAGGCGGTCTACGACCTGGTCAAGTACGGCCCGACCTCCATGAACCAGTCCCCGCTGCGGGTCACGCTGGTCCGCTCCGCCGAGGCCCGTGAGCGCCTGGTGCAGCACATGGCCGAGGGCAACCGGCAGAAGACCGCCACCGCCCCGCTGGTCGCGATCCTCTCCGCGGACAACGAGTTCCACGAGGAGCTGCCGGCCCTCTTCCCGCACTTCCCGCAGGCCAAGGACGCCGTCTTCGGCGACCGCGTGGTCCGCGAGAACAGCGCCGCGCTGAACGGCGCCCTCCAGGCCGCCTACTTCATCGTCGGCGTCCGCGCCGCCGGGCTGGCCGCCGGCCCGATGACCGGCTTCGACTTCGAGGGCGTCCGCAAGGAGTTCCTGGACGGCGACCACACCCCGCTGATGGTCGTCAACATCGGCCGCCCCGGCCCGGACGCCTGGTACCCGCGCTCCCCGCGCCTGGCGTACGAGCAGGTCGTCACCACGGTCTGA
- a CDS encoding exodeoxyribonuclease VII small subunit, giving the protein MTGKVEEALGYEQARDELIEVVRRLEAGGTTLEESLALWERGEELAKVCRRWLDGARARLDAALAEEEAGDGPEETGDDD; this is encoded by the coding sequence ATGACCGGCAAGGTGGAAGAGGCCCTCGGGTACGAGCAGGCCCGGGACGAGCTGATCGAGGTCGTACGGCGGCTGGAGGCGGGCGGCACGACGCTGGAGGAGTCGCTCGCGCTCTGGGAGCGCGGCGAGGAGCTGGCGAAGGTGTGCCGGCGCTGGCTGGACGGGGCGCGGGCGCGCCTGGACGCGGCCCTCGCCGAGGAGGAGGCCGGGGACGGGCCGGAGGAGACCGGCGACGACGACTGA
- the xseA gene encoding exodeoxyribonuclease VII large subunit, with amino-acid sequence MAVNTSPESPLPVGEVSRLIGGWIDRLGAVWVEGQITQLSRRPGAGVVFLTLRDPSYDISVSVTCYRQVFDAVSDVVSEGARVVVLAKPEWYAPRGQLSLRATEIKPVGVGELLARLEMLKKSLAAEGLFAPERKTALPFLPQLVGLVCGRASAAERDVLENARHRWPAVRFEVRNVAVQGVHAVPQVVQAVKELDALDDVDVIIVARGGGSVEDLLPFSDEQLVRAVAACRTPVVSAIGHEPDNPLLDLVADLRASTPTDAAKKVVPDVGEEYERVRMLRDRARRCVEAYVEREERGLAHALARPSIEDPHRMIDERADHVASLLDRGRRCLGHHLDRAASELTHTHARVVALSPAATLRRGYAVLQREDGHVVRDPGEVTAAEVLRARVAEGEFSVRVDAGNDA; translated from the coding sequence ATGGCTGTGAACACGTCGCCCGAGTCCCCGTTGCCCGTCGGTGAGGTGTCCCGGCTCATCGGGGGGTGGATCGACCGGCTCGGCGCGGTGTGGGTGGAGGGGCAGATCACCCAGCTGTCGCGGCGGCCCGGCGCGGGCGTGGTGTTCCTGACGCTGCGCGACCCGTCGTACGACATCTCGGTGAGCGTGACCTGCTACCGGCAGGTGTTCGACGCGGTGTCGGACGTGGTGAGCGAGGGCGCGCGGGTCGTGGTGCTGGCCAAGCCCGAGTGGTACGCGCCGCGCGGGCAGCTCTCGCTGCGGGCGACCGAGATCAAGCCGGTCGGGGTCGGGGAGCTGCTGGCCCGCCTGGAGATGCTGAAGAAGTCCCTGGCCGCGGAGGGTTTGTTCGCTCCGGAGCGCAAGACGGCGCTGCCGTTCCTGCCGCAGCTCGTCGGCCTGGTGTGCGGGCGGGCGTCCGCCGCCGAGCGGGACGTCCTGGAGAACGCGCGGCACCGCTGGCCCGCCGTCCGCTTCGAGGTGCGCAATGTCGCCGTGCAGGGTGTCCACGCGGTGCCGCAGGTGGTGCAGGCGGTCAAGGAGCTGGACGCGCTCGACGACGTGGACGTGATCATCGTCGCGCGGGGTGGTGGCAGCGTGGAGGACCTGCTGCCGTTCTCCGACGAGCAGCTGGTGCGGGCGGTGGCTGCCTGCCGTACGCCGGTGGTGTCCGCGATCGGGCACGAGCCGGACAATCCGCTGCTGGACCTGGTCGCCGATCTGCGTGCCTCCACCCCGACCGACGCCGCCAAGAAGGTCGTCCCGGACGTGGGCGAGGAGTACGAGCGGGTGCGGATGCTGCGGGACCGGGCCCGGCGGTGCGTGGAGGCGTACGTCGAGCGCGAGGAGCGGGGGCTCGCGCACGCTCTCGCGCGCCCCTCGATAGAGGATCCGCACCGGATGATCGACGAGCGGGCCGACCATGTGGCCTCGCTCCTCGACCGCGGCCGCCGCTGCCTGGGGCATCACCTGGACCGGGCCGCGTCCGAGTTGACGCACACGCACGCGCGCGTGGTGGCCCTCTCCCCGGCGGCGACCCTGAGGCGGGGGTACGCCGTGCTGCAGCGGGAGGACGGGCATGTGGTGCGCGATCCCGGCGAGGTGACGGCGGCCGAGGTGCTGCGCGCCCGGGTCGCCGAGGGCGAGTTCTCCGTACGAGTCGACGCAGGAAACGATGCATAG
- a CDS encoding 4-hydroxy-3-methylbut-2-enyl diphosphate reductase encodes MGRMTASPGRRVLLAAPRGYCAGVDRAVIAVEKALEQYGAPVYVRHEIVHNKYVVQTLEKKGAVFVERTEEVPPGNIVMFSAHGVAPVVHEEAARGKLATIDATCPLVTKVHKEAVRFANEDYDILLIGHEGHEEVIGTSGEAPEHIQLVDGPGDVAKVEVRDESKVVWLSQTTLSVDETMETVDALKEKFPQLISPPSDDICYATQNRQLAVKQMGAEADLVIVVGSRNSSNSKRLVEVAKLAGARDAYLVDFADEIEEAWLEGVTTVGVTSGASVPEVLVEQVLEWLSQRGFEDVEIVKAAEESITFSLPKELRRDLREEAATLIAERTATATGE; translated from the coding sequence ATGGGACGCATGACTGCTTCGCCTGGCCGCCGTGTCCTGCTCGCCGCCCCCCGTGGCTACTGCGCGGGTGTGGACCGCGCCGTGATCGCCGTCGAGAAAGCCCTCGAGCAGTACGGCGCTCCCGTCTACGTCCGGCACGAGATCGTCCACAACAAGTACGTCGTGCAGACCCTGGAGAAGAAGGGCGCCGTCTTCGTCGAGCGCACGGAGGAGGTGCCGCCGGGCAACATCGTGATGTTCTCGGCCCACGGCGTCGCCCCCGTCGTCCACGAGGAGGCCGCGCGCGGCAAGCTGGCCACCATCGACGCGACCTGCCCGCTGGTCACCAAGGTCCACAAGGAAGCGGTCCGCTTCGCCAACGAGGACTACGACATCCTCCTCATCGGGCACGAGGGCCACGAAGAGGTCATCGGCACGTCCGGCGAGGCCCCCGAGCACATCCAGCTCGTCGACGGCCCCGGCGACGTCGCCAAGGTCGAGGTCCGCGACGAGTCCAAGGTCGTCTGGCTCTCCCAGACCACGCTCTCCGTGGACGAGACCATGGAGACCGTCGACGCCCTCAAGGAGAAGTTCCCCCAGCTCATCTCGCCGCCCAGCGACGACATCTGCTACGCCACGCAGAACCGCCAGCTCGCCGTGAAGCAGATGGGCGCCGAGGCCGACCTGGTCATCGTCGTCGGCTCGCGCAACTCCTCCAACTCCAAGCGGCTGGTGGAGGTCGCCAAGCTGGCGGGCGCCCGCGACGCGTACCTCGTGGACTTCGCCGACGAGATCGAGGAGGCCTGGCTGGAGGGCGTCACGACGGTCGGCGTGACCTCGGGCGCCTCGGTGCCGGAGGTCCTGGTCGAGCAGGTCCTGGAGTGGCTGTCGCAGCGCGGCTTCGAGGACGTCGAGATCGTCAAGGCGGCCGAGGAGTCCATCACCTTCTCGCTGCCCAAGGAGCTCCGCCGCGACCTGCGCGAGGAGGCGGCCACGCTCATCGCCGAGCGCACCGCCACCGCGACCGGTGAGTGA
- the ppgK gene encoding polyphosphate--glucose phosphotransferase: MQIFGLDIGGSGIKGAPVDLDKGDLAQERHKVLTPHPATPDSVADGVRQVVEHFGWTGPVGLTFPGVVTDGSTIRTAANVDKSWIDTDARALFGERLGGLPVTVVNDADAAGVAEMHFGAGRGRKGTVFLLTFGTGIGSALFLDGRLVPNTELGHLELNGHDAEKHASSKAKEDEDLTWEHWARRVQKYLAHVEMLFSPELFIIGGGVSRKAHKFLPHIQGIRAEIVPAQLQNNAGIVGAAMHAAETDIGG, encoded by the coding sequence ATGCAGATCTTCGGCTTGGACATCGGCGGATCCGGGATCAAGGGCGCCCCGGTGGACCTCGACAAGGGCGACCTCGCCCAGGAGCGCCACAAGGTGCTCACCCCGCACCCGGCGACCCCCGACTCGGTCGCCGACGGTGTGCGCCAGGTAGTCGAGCACTTCGGCTGGACCGGCCCGGTCGGCCTCACCTTCCCCGGTGTGGTGACCGACGGCTCCACGATCCGCACCGCCGCGAACGTCGACAAGAGCTGGATCGACACCGACGCGCGCGCGTTGTTCGGCGAGCGCCTCGGCGGACTGCCGGTGACCGTGGTCAACGACGCGGACGCCGCCGGAGTCGCCGAGATGCACTTCGGCGCGGGCCGCGGCCGCAAGGGCACGGTGTTCCTGCTCACCTTCGGCACGGGCATCGGCAGCGCCCTGTTCCTCGACGGCCGCCTGGTCCCCAACACCGAGCTCGGCCACCTCGAACTGAACGGCCACGACGCGGAGAAGCACGCCTCCAGCAAGGCCAAGGAGGACGAGGACCTGACGTGGGAGCACTGGGCCCGCCGGGTCCAGAAGTACCTCGCGCACGTGGAGATGCTGTTCTCGCCCGAGCTGTTCATCATCGGCGGCGGCGTGAGCCGCAAGGCGCACAAGTTCCTGCCCCACATCCAGGGCATCCGCGCGGAGATCGTCCCGGCCCAGCTGCAGAACAACGCGGGGATCGTGGGCGCGGCGATGCACGCGGCGGAGACGGACATCGGCGGGTAG
- a CDS encoding DUF6542 domain-containing protein, with product MAAQARRFPNPRLTGLGSGLFCGAAMLLLGFLDAAVSGSLGLYSVAFLPVCVLTALWVREGDLLTAPVVLPNAFALGLLPAAADHGGGFGGHLMGLVTALATEAGWLYGGTLLAGVVVLVRRVRLVARRNAARHPGHPGV from the coding sequence GTGGCAGCGCAGGCCCGGCGGTTTCCCAACCCCCGGCTGACCGGACTCGGCAGCGGGCTGTTCTGCGGCGCCGCGATGCTGCTGCTCGGCTTTCTCGACGCGGCGGTGTCCGGCTCGCTCGGTCTCTACAGCGTCGCGTTCCTGCCGGTGTGCGTGCTGACCGCGCTCTGGGTGCGCGAGGGCGATCTGCTGACCGCCCCCGTGGTCCTGCCGAACGCGTTCGCGCTGGGGCTGCTGCCCGCGGCCGCCGACCATGGCGGGGGCTTCGGCGGTCACCTGATGGGGCTGGTGACCGCCCTCGCGACCGAGGCCGGATGGCTGTACGGCGGGACGCTGCTCGCCGGTGTGGTCGTCCTGGTCCGCCGGGTCCGGCTGGTGGCCCGCCGAAACGCCGCCCGCCACCCCGGGCACCCCGGGGTCTGA
- the ychF gene encoding redox-regulated ATPase YchF, with translation MSLTIGIVGLPNVGKSTLFNALTKNDVLAANYPFATIEPNVGVVGVPDARLTKLAEIFGSQRILPATVDFVDIAGIVRGASEGEGLGNKFLANIRESDAICQVIRAFKDENVVHVDGKVSPKDDIETINTELILADLQTIEKVLPRLQKESRIKKDIAPKVKAVEEAKEILEKGDTLFSAGIVQGSGNEELLHDLHLLTTKPFLYVFNVDEDELVDDDFKAEQRALVAPAEAIFLNAKLEADLAELDEEDAMELLASVGAEEPGLATLARVGFNTLGLQTYLTAGPKESRAWTIKKGATAPEAAGVIHTDFQKGFIKAEVISFEDLVETGSVAESRAKGKARMEGKDYIMQDGDVVEFRFNV, from the coding sequence GTGTCGCTCACGATCGGAATCGTCGGTCTGCCGAATGTCGGCAAGTCGACCCTGTTCAACGCCCTGACCAAGAACGACGTGCTGGCGGCCAACTACCCGTTCGCCACGATCGAGCCCAACGTCGGTGTGGTCGGCGTCCCCGACGCGCGTCTGACGAAGCTGGCCGAGATCTTCGGTTCCCAGCGGATCCTTCCGGCGACCGTCGACTTCGTCGACATCGCGGGCATCGTGCGCGGCGCCTCCGAGGGCGAGGGCCTGGGCAACAAGTTCCTGGCGAACATCCGTGAGTCGGACGCGATCTGCCAGGTCATCCGCGCCTTCAAGGACGAGAACGTCGTCCACGTCGACGGCAAGGTCTCGCCGAAGGACGACATCGAGACGATCAACACCGAGCTGATCCTCGCCGACCTCCAGACCATCGAGAAGGTCCTGCCGCGCCTGCAGAAGGAGTCGCGGATCAAGAAGGACATCGCGCCGAAGGTGAAGGCCGTCGAGGAGGCCAAGGAGATCCTGGAGAAGGGCGACACCCTGTTCTCCGCGGGAATCGTCCAGGGCTCCGGCAACGAGGAGCTGCTGCACGACCTGCACCTCCTGACCACCAAGCCCTTCCTCTACGTCTTCAACGTCGACGAGGACGAGCTGGTCGACGACGACTTCAAGGCCGAGCAGCGCGCCCTGGTCGCCCCCGCCGAGGCGATCTTCCTCAACGCCAAGCTGGAGGCGGACCTCGCCGAGCTGGACGAGGAGGACGCCATGGAGCTCCTGGCGTCGGTCGGCGCCGAGGAGCCCGGCCTGGCCACGCTGGCCCGCGTGGGCTTCAACACCCTCGGCCTGCAGACCTACCTGACGGCCGGCCCCAAGGAGTCCCGCGCCTGGACCATCAAGAAGGGCGCCACCGCCCCCGAGGCCGCCGGAGTCATCCACACCGACTTCCAGAAGGGCTTCATCAAGGCGGAGGTCATCTCCTTCGAGGACCTGGTCGAGACCGGCTCGGTCGCCGAGTCCCGCGCCAAGGGCAAGGCCCGCATGGAGGGCAAGGACTACATCATGCAGGACGGCGACGTGGTGGAGTTCCGCTTCAACGTCTGA
- a CDS encoding DUF6000 family protein gives MPFQHPEEVGYGHVIERYAARNDSGRARYLVLRSGRFLRPEWPHGESFARHLIDDAATITDAELEALLGYEWRSRLTAAWLIGVDRRDRFRERIGDLLLASEVGFSGGAYCFALARFGTHADAEILAAYLDHYLPRTDLRYDQHAALGALLRLDAHLGTHHADRFTRPDGLWDQWVDALPHLRGHPAYTPVERRRSTDLQCDFANGWRRR, from the coding sequence ATGCCGTTCCAACACCCCGAGGAAGTCGGCTACGGCCATGTGATCGAGCGCTACGCGGCAAGGAACGACTCGGGCCGAGCACGCTACCTCGTCCTGAGGAGTGGTCGATTCCTACGGCCCGAATGGCCTCACGGCGAAAGCTTCGCCCGTCACCTCATCGACGACGCGGCCACGATCACCGACGCGGAGTTGGAGGCCCTCCTCGGCTACGAGTGGCGTTCGCGCCTCACCGCCGCATGGCTGATCGGCGTCGACCGCCGCGACCGGTTCCGCGAACGCATCGGCGACCTGCTCCTGGCCAGCGAGGTCGGCTTCTCGGGTGGCGCCTACTGCTTCGCCCTGGCCCGCTTCGGCACCCACGCGGACGCCGAGATCCTCGCCGCCTACCTCGACCACTACCTCCCGCGCACCGACCTCCGCTACGACCAGCACGCAGCCCTGGGCGCCCTCCTCCGCCTGGACGCCCACCTCGGCACCCACCACGCCGACCGCTTCACCCGGCCCGACGGTCTCTGGGACCAGTGGGTCGACGCCCTGCCCCACCTCCGCGGTCACCCCGCCTACACTCCCGTCGAACGGCGCCGCTCGACAGACCTCCAGTGCGACTTCGCCAACGGCTGGCGACGCCGGTGA
- a CDS encoding CPCC family cysteine-rich protein: protein MSDSYPCPCCGHRVLDAMPGSYEICPVCFWEDDGVQFRWPTIAGGANQVSLIDAQRNWRVDTGRAYCVPGPGLGWELDWTAPWEHLVEESRTWSLLEASEAPAGDGIFVAPAWIDRSDLHPER, encoded by the coding sequence GTGAGCGACTCCTACCCCTGCCCCTGCTGCGGGCACCGCGTGCTGGACGCGATGCCCGGCTCGTACGAGATCTGCCCCGTCTGCTTCTGGGAGGACGACGGGGTCCAGTTCCGCTGGCCGACCATTGCCGGCGGCGCGAACCAGGTCTCCCTCATCGATGCCCAGCGCAACTGGCGAGTGGACACCGGCCGCGCCTACTGCGTCCCCGGCCCCGGCCTGGGCTGGGAACTCGACTGGACCGCGCCCTGGGAACACCTGGTCGAGGAGTCCCGCACCTGGTCCCTGCTGGAAGCCTCAGAAGCCCCCGCCGGCGACGGCATCTTCGTCGCCCCCGCCTGGATCGACCGCAGCGACCTGCACCCGGAGAGGTGA
- a CDS encoding LysR family transcriptional regulator — MAMTSDVHVRDLRYFVTVAEELHFTHAAARLYVSQPALSKQVRALERQLGVELLDRGPRGVALTEAGAALLPHARRVLAAWAEGAAALDAVRAAARGTLVVGMSTSPGRGGLLPAIRSRFTAAHPEVTVRLRQVSWEDPTAGLADGEADVAFVWLPLPDAGHYGWTVVAEEPRLVALPETHPLADRPEVDFADLADEPFLALPKSAGPLRDHWLALDERGGRPPRIGAEIASTEETYEALVAGLGVCLLASGNAPLITLGGVVTRPVRGLSPARYALAWRRTDAERPSVRAYARACAEVRGQG, encoded by the coding sequence ATGGCTATGACGTCGGACGTTCATGTACGGGACCTGCGCTACTTCGTGACGGTCGCCGAGGAGCTGCACTTCACCCACGCGGCCGCCCGGCTGTACGTCTCCCAGCCCGCCCTCAGCAAGCAGGTACGGGCGTTGGAGCGGCAGTTGGGCGTGGAGTTGCTGGACCGAGGGCCGCGCGGGGTGGCCCTCACCGAGGCCGGTGCGGCCCTGCTGCCGCACGCGCGGCGGGTGCTGGCCGCCTGGGCGGAGGGGGCGGCGGCGCTGGACGCGGTGCGGGCGGCGGCCCGCGGCACGCTGGTCGTGGGCATGAGCACCAGCCCCGGCCGCGGCGGGCTGCTGCCGGCGATCCGGTCGCGGTTCACGGCCGCGCACCCCGAGGTGACGGTCCGGCTGCGGCAGGTGAGCTGGGAGGACCCCACGGCCGGTCTGGCGGACGGCGAGGCGGACGTCGCCTTCGTCTGGCTGCCGCTGCCCGACGCCGGCCACTACGGCTGGACGGTGGTCGCCGAGGAGCCCCGGCTGGTGGCCCTGCCCGAGACACACCCGCTGGCCGACCGGCCCGAGGTGGACTTCGCCGACCTCGCCGACGAGCCGTTCCTCGCTCTGCCGAAGAGCGCCGGGCCGCTGCGCGACCACTGGCTGGCGCTGGACGAACGCGGCGGACGGCCACCGCGGATCGGCGCCGAGATCGCGAGCACCGAGGAGACCTACGAGGCCCTGGTCGCCGGCCTCGGCGTCTGCCTGCTGGCCTCGGGCAACGCGCCCCTGATCACCCTCGGCGGTGTGGTGACCCGCCCGGTCCGGGGCCTCTCCCCGGCCCGCTACGCCCTGGCCTGGCGCCGCACGGACGCGGAGCGCCCGTCGGTGCGGGCGTACGCGCGGGCGTGCGCGGAGGTGAGGGGGCAAGGCTGA
- a CDS encoding SDR family NAD(P)-dependent oxidoreductase — protein MNKVWLITGASSGFGRALAELALADGDVVVGAVRRPEALDDLVAAYPDQVEALRLDVAETGAAEAAVADVVARHGRIDVLVNAAGRTHVGAFEETTEHELRALFDVHVFGPAALVRAVLPHMRERRSGAIVQFSSMGGQMSFAGFSAYSGTKFALEGMSEALADEVADFGIRVLIVEPGAFRTSLFETDRAGTSPDSGLYPKVSRTRGFVAGGDGSQPGDPAKAAALIVAALEAERTPLRLPLGDDGVGAVLGHLDQVREDIAPWEKSARATAFDD, from the coding sequence ATGAACAAGGTGTGGCTGATCACCGGGGCGAGCAGCGGTTTCGGACGTGCCCTCGCGGAGCTGGCTCTCGCCGACGGCGATGTGGTGGTCGGCGCGGTACGCCGGCCCGAGGCACTGGACGACCTCGTCGCCGCGTACCCCGACCAGGTGGAGGCGCTACGTCTGGACGTCGCGGAGACGGGCGCCGCCGAGGCGGCCGTGGCGGACGTCGTGGCGCGGCACGGGCGGATCGACGTGCTGGTCAACGCGGCGGGCCGTACGCATGTCGGTGCCTTCGAGGAGACCACGGAGCACGAGCTGCGCGCGCTGTTCGACGTGCATGTCTTCGGCCCCGCCGCCCTGGTGCGGGCCGTGCTGCCGCACATGCGCGAGCGGCGGTCGGGGGCGATCGTGCAGTTCTCCAGCATGGGCGGGCAGATGTCGTTCGCCGGTTTCTCGGCGTACAGCGGGACGAAGTTCGCGCTGGAGGGCATGTCCGAGGCCCTGGCCGACGAGGTCGCGGACTTCGGCATCCGGGTGCTGATCGTGGAGCCGGGCGCCTTCCGCACCTCGCTGTTCGAGACGGACCGGGCCGGGACCAGCCCGGACAGCGGGCTCTACCCGAAGGTGAGCCGGACCCGGGGCTTCGTCGCGGGCGGCGACGGATCGCAGCCCGGTGACCCGGCGAAGGCGGCGGCCCTCATCGTGGCCGCCCTGGAGGCGGAGCGGACCCCGCTGCGGCTGCCGCTCGGGGACGACGGGGTCGGCGCGGTCCTCGGCCACCTCGACCAGGTCCGCGAGGACATCGCCCCTTGGGAGAAGAGCGCCCGCGCGACCGCCTTCGACGACTGA
- a CDS encoding S8 family peptidase: MAVMRTPQRTTRRRLALLSTAATAVLAAGLVTALPAAAAPEGRVQYAGAANAVADSYIVTFKADQARSGSKSARALVERYGAGIERTYRKALNGYEVEASEAEAERLAADPAVASVVQNRTFHVEATQPSPPSWGLDRIDQKNLPLNSSYTYPDSAGQGVTAYVIDTGVRITHSDFGGRASYGYDAIDNDNTAQDGHGHGTHVAGTVAGSSYGVAKKAKIVGVRVLNNSGSGTTAQVVAGIDWVAQNAVKPAVANMSLGGGADSALDTAVRNAIASGVTFAVAAGNESTNASTRSPARVAEAITVGATTSTDARASYSNYGSSLDLFAPGSSITSAWNSGDSATNTISGTSMATPHVAGAAALHLADNPTATPAQVASALTAAATSGVVTSPGSGSPNRLLYVGGGTTTPPGPRFENAADFTVADNSTVESPVTVSGVSGNAPSALAVEVHIVHTYIGDLQVQLVAPDGTAYTLKAYGTGGSADNIDTTYTVDASSEAADGTWRLRVSDNARLDTGRIDSWALQF; the protein is encoded by the coding sequence ATGGCAGTGATGCGTACCCCCCAGCGCACGACCCGCCGAAGACTGGCGCTGCTCAGCACGGCGGCCACCGCGGTTCTCGCCGCGGGCCTCGTCACCGCACTCCCCGCCGCGGCCGCCCCCGAGGGCCGCGTCCAGTACGCGGGCGCGGCGAACGCCGTCGCCGACAGCTACATCGTCACCTTCAAGGCCGACCAGGCCCGTTCGGGCTCGAAGTCCGCGCGCGCCCTCGTCGAGCGCTACGGCGCCGGCATCGAGCGCACCTACCGCAAGGCGCTCAACGGCTACGAGGTCGAGGCCTCCGAGGCGGAGGCCGAGCGGCTCGCCGCCGACCCGGCCGTCGCCTCCGTCGTCCAGAACCGCACGTTCCACGTCGAGGCCACCCAGCCCAGCCCGCCGTCCTGGGGCCTGGACCGCATCGACCAGAAGAACCTGCCGCTCAACAGCTCCTACACCTACCCGGACTCGGCCGGGCAGGGTGTGACGGCGTACGTCATCGACACCGGCGTCCGCATCACGCACAGCGACTTCGGCGGCCGCGCCTCCTACGGCTACGACGCCATCGACAACGACAACACCGCCCAGGACGGGCACGGCCACGGCACACACGTGGCGGGCACGGTCGCCGGATCGTCGTACGGCGTCGCGAAGAAGGCGAAGATCGTCGGCGTCCGCGTGCTGAACAACTCCGGTTCGGGCACGACCGCCCAGGTCGTCGCCGGTATCGACTGGGTCGCGCAGAACGCGGTCAAGCCGGCCGTCGCCAACATGTCCCTCGGCGGCGGCGCCGACTCCGCGCTCGACACGGCCGTCCGCAACGCCATCGCCTCCGGCGTCACCTTCGCCGTGGCCGCCGGCAACGAGTCGACCAACGCCTCCACCCGCTCGCCCGCCCGCGTCGCCGAGGCGATCACGGTCGGCGCGACGACCTCCACCGACGCCAGGGCGAGCTACTCCAACTACGGTTCGTCGCTCGACCTGTTCGCGCCCGGCTCCTCCATCACCTCGGCCTGGAACAGCGGCGACTCGGCGACCAACACCATCTCCGGTACGTCGATGGCCACCCCGCACGTCGCGGGCGCCGCCGCCCTGCACCTCGCCGACAACCCCACGGCCACCCCGGCGCAGGTCGCCTCGGCGCTCACGGCGGCCGCCACGTCGGGCGTCGTCACCAGCCCCGGCTCGGGCTCGCCCAACCGTCTGCTGTACGTGGGCGGCGGCACGACCACCCCGCCCGGGCCGCGCTTCGAGAACGCCGCCGACTTCACCGTCGCCGACAACTCCACCGTGGAGTCCCCGGTGACGGTCTCCGGTGTCTCCGGCAACGCGCCCTCGGCCCTCGCCGTCGAGGTGCACATCGTCCACACCTACATCGGTGACCTGCAGGTCCAGCTGGTCGCCCCCGACGGCACGGCCTACACCCTGAAGGCGTACGGCACCGGCGGCAGCGCCGACAACATCGACACCACGTACACCGTGGACGCCTCTTCCGAAGCGGCCGACGGCACATGGAGACTGAGGGTCAGCGACAACGCCCGACTGGACACCGGGCGGATCGACTCCTGGGCGCTGCAGTTCTAG